Proteins encoded together in one Lathyrus oleraceus cultivar Zhongwan6 chromosome 5, CAAS_Psat_ZW6_1.0, whole genome shotgun sequence window:
- the LOC127080737 gene encoding uncharacterized protein LOC127080737 codes for MQGRSTGRVYTLDARKAKSNNALIAGMCLVHDHPCFVLFDCGATHSFVSIQCMKCLGLQAIPLSPPMVVTTAMDDVVETPLICEKISLSVNGRIFQIDLICLPLTKVDVVLGMDWLSANSVFIGCEYKLLIIPSSKATPKDVLTTILEGTVGMVNFLFEKEKLVLLVLTKESSDNLNVTQIPILCEFPEVFPEDVTSLPPEREVEFSIDLILGTTPISVSPYRMAPLELRELKDQLEELLTKHFI; via the coding sequence ATGCAGGGGAGGAGCACTGGTCGAGTTTATACTTTGGATGCAAGGAAGGCTAAGAGCAACAATGCCTTGATTGCTGGTATGTGTCTCGTCCATGATCATCCTTGTTTTGTATTGTTTGATTGTGGGGCGACACACTCTTTTGTATCAATTCAGTGCATGAAGTGTCTTGGCTTGCAAGCAATTCCCTTGTCTCCTCCTATGGTGGTTACTACCGCCATGGATGATGTGGTTGAGACACCGTTGATTTGTGAAAAAATTTCGCTCTCGGTGAATGGTAGAATTTTCCAGATTGATCTGATTTGTTTACCACTTACGAAGGTTGACGTGGTTTTGGGGATGGATTGGCTTTCCGCCAATTCGGTGTTTATTGGATGTGAATATAAGTTACTCATCATTCCATCTAGTAAAGCTACTCCAAAGGATGTATTAACTACTATCTTGGAAGGTACAGTTGGTATGGTTAATTTCTTATTTGAAAAGGAAAAGTTAGTTCTCTTGGTTCTCACCAAGGAATCTAGCGACAATCTGAATGTTACACAAATTCCTATCCTTTGTGAGTTTCCCGAAGTTTTCCCCGAGGATGTCACTTCTCTTCCTCCTGAAAGGGAAGTGGAATTCTCTATTGATCTGATACTTGGGACGACTCCAATCTCCGTTTCTCCGTATCGTATGGCACCGCTCGAGTTGAGAGAGTTGAAGGATCAATTGGAAGAGTTGTTAACCAAGCATTTCATCTGA